From the Orenia metallireducens genome, one window contains:
- a CDS encoding thiamine pyrophosphate-dependent enzyme has product MKLKEAAKTSERFTGGHRLCSGCVAGPVTNLIMRSSKNPAVVGAATGCLEVSSSIYPYSAWKDSFIHNAFENAAATISGVEAAYRSLKKQGKMEEDFDFIAFGGDGGTYDIGFQSLSGAMERGHNMVYVCYDNGAYMNTGIQRSSATPRGANTTTSPAGKVIPGKQQYRKELTDIMADHNIPYVAQISPFKPQKLMKAAQKAFETKGPAFLNVLATCPRGWRSRAEKGIELTKVAADTCVWPMFEIEDGNWKLLYKPREKKPVEEWLRQQGRFKHLFKKGNEHIIEEIQEHTDKRWNYILERCGESQ; this is encoded by the coding sequence ATGAAATTAAAAGAAGCTGCTAAAACAAGTGAAAGGTTCACAGGTGGACATAGATTATGCTCTGGTTGTGTGGCAGGACCTGTTACTAATTTAATTATGAGGTCAAGTAAGAATCCAGCAGTAGTAGGGGCAGCGACAGGTTGTTTAGAGGTTTCTAGTTCAATCTATCCTTATAGTGCATGGAAGGACTCTTTTATTCATAATGCTTTTGAAAATGCTGCAGCAACTATTAGTGGAGTTGAAGCTGCTTATCGTTCTTTAAAGAAACAAGGAAAGATGGAGGAGGACTTTGATTTTATTGCCTTTGGGGGAGATGGTGGAACCTATGATATAGGATTTCAATCATTATCAGGTGCTATGGAACGTGGTCATAATATGGTCTATGTATGTTATGATAATGGTGCCTATATGAATACTGGTATTCAACGTTCTAGTGCTACACCCAGAGGTGCGAATACAACAACTTCTCCAGCAGGAAAGGTCATACCTGGTAAACAACAATACAGAAAAGAATTAACTGATATTATGGCAGACCATAATATCCCTTATGTTGCTCAAATCTCTCCCTTTAAACCCCAGAAATTGATGAAAGCAGCACAAAAGGCCTTTGAAACTAAAGGTCCTGCATTTTTAAATGTGTTAGCTACCTGTCCACGTGGATGGAGAAGTAGGGCAGAAAAAGGAATTGAATTGACTAAGGTAGCGGCAGATACTTGTGTGTGGCCAATGTTTGAGATAGAAGATGGTAATTGGAAGTTACTTTATAAGCCCAGAGAGAAAAAGCCTGTAGAGGAATGGTTAAGACAACAAGGAAGATTTAAGCATCTATTTAAAAAGGGTAATGAGCATATAATTGAAGAGATTCAAGAGCATACTGATAAGAGATGGAATTATATATTAGAGCGTTGTGGTGAGAGTCAATAA
- the porA gene encoding pyruvate ferredoxin oxidoreductase, which translates to MSSKVALTGNEALAQAMRQINPDVVAAYPITPQTAMVQTFSQFVADGEVDTEYVTVESEHSAMSATVGASAAGSRAMTATAANGLALMWEVLYIASGTRLPIVMPVVNRALSGPINIHCDHSDAMGARDSGWIQLYAENAQEAYDNAIQAIRISEHKDVMLPTMVNLDGFITSHAVESLEILADEDVKEFVGEYHPENYLLNVDNPIAIGPLDLQDFYFEHKMQQAVAMGNAKQVILDVAKEYKGLSGREYGFFEAYKLDDAEVAIVALNSTAGTAKAAVNNLREAGVKAGLLKIRVYRPFPAEEIAEVLKDMKAVAVLDRAESFSTNGGPVFADIRSVLYDIKANVEVVNYIYGLGGRDIKVEEIESIYNDLLEIIETGQVENRITHFGVRQ; encoded by the coding sequence GTGTCTAGTAAAGTTGCTTTGACTGGTAATGAAGCTTTAGCACAAGCTATGCGACAGATAAATCCAGATGTTGTTGCTGCTTATCCAATTACTCCACAGACTGCAATGGTACAGACCTTCTCTCAATTTGTAGCAGATGGAGAGGTAGATACTGAATATGTTACTGTAGAGAGTGAACATAGTGCTATGAGTGCCACTGTAGGTGCTAGTGCTGCTGGTTCTCGTGCTATGACAGCAACTGCTGCTAATGGATTAGCTTTAATGTGGGAGGTATTATACATAGCATCAGGTACAAGGTTGCCAATTGTAATGCCAGTTGTAAATCGTGCTTTAAGTGGTCCAATCAATATTCACTGTGATCATAGTGATGCTATGGGTGCTCGCGATTCAGGGTGGATTCAATTGTATGCTGAGAATGCTCAAGAAGCCTATGATAATGCTATCCAAGCTATTAGAATATCAGAACACAAGGATGTAATGTTACCTACAATGGTGAACTTAGATGGTTTTATCACAAGCCATGCAGTAGAGAGTCTGGAAATATTAGCTGATGAAGATGTGAAGGAATTTGTAGGGGAATATCATCCAGAAAATTACCTACTAAATGTGGATAATCCGATTGCTATAGGACCTTTAGATTTACAAGATTTCTATTTTGAACACAAGATGCAACAAGCTGTGGCAATGGGGAATGCCAAGCAGGTTATTTTAGATGTTGCTAAAGAATATAAAGGGTTATCTGGTAGAGAGTATGGATTTTTTGAAGCATATAAACTAGATGATGCTGAAGTTGCAATTGTAGCTTTAAACTCTACTGCAGGAACAGCTAAAGCAGCTGTAAATAATTTAAGAGAAGCAGGAGTAAAAGCTGGTTTATTAAAGATTAGAGTATATAGACCATTTCCTGCTGAAGAGATAGCAGAGGTCCTTAAGGATATGAAAGCTGTTGCTGTATTAGATAGAGCAGAAAGCTTCTCTACAAATGGAGGTCCAGTATTTGCTGATATTAGAAGTGTCTTATATGATATAAAAGCCAATGTAGAGGTTGTTAACTATATTTATGGTTTAGGTGGTAGAGATATTAAGGTTGAAGAGATTGAGAGTATATATAATGATTTACTAGAGATTATTGAGACTGGTCAAGTAGAGAATCGAATTACTCACTTTGGTGTAAGGCAATAG
- a CDS encoding 4Fe-4S binding protein, which yields MVKAGDGYKDIPIGGLILDAGNAKDYNTGGWRTKRPVLDKERCINCHLCWAFCPDIAILSEDGVVSDQIDYDHCKGCGICANECPVNAIEMVKE from the coding sequence ATGGTTAAAGCAGGTGATGGATATAAAGATATTCCTATTGGTGGATTGATTCTTGATGCTGGTAATGCAAAAGATTATAACACTGGTGGATGGAGGACTAAGAGACCAGTTTTAGATAAAGAGAGATGTATTAATTGTCACTTATGCTGGGCTTTCTGTCCTGATATTGCTATTCTTTCTGAGGATGGTGTTGTCTCTGATCAGATAGATTACGATCACTGTAAGGGTTGTGGAATCTGTGCTAATGAATGTCCTGTAAATGCTATTGAAATGGTAAAAGAATAA
- a CDS encoding 2-oxoacid:acceptor oxidoreductase family protein has protein sequence MANLIEIRWHGRGGQGSKTASILLGKVAAKTGKNIQAFPEYGPERMGAPVLAYNRISDEPIFVHCQVTEPSIVVVLDPTLLEVVDVTEGVSADGTIVVNTEIEANKIKEKLGFKGGVYTVDAYGISTEEIGAPFPNTPMLGALIKATDLLGFDEFVVEVENEFKKKFAHKPEVVEGNINSMKRAYQEVKQ, from the coding sequence ATGGCAAATTTAATAGAAATTCGTTGGCATGGTCGAGGGGGTCAAGGTTCAAAAACAGCATCTATTTTATTGGGGAAAGTTGCTGCTAAAACAGGAAAGAATATTCAGGCGTTTCCTGAGTATGGTCCAGAGAGAATGGGTGCTCCAGTATTAGCTTATAATAGGATAAGTGATGAACCAATCTTTGTCCACTGCCAAGTAACTGAGCCTAGTATTGTAGTGGTTTTAGATCCAACTTTATTGGAAGTTGTAGATGTAACTGAGGGGGTTTCTGCAGATGGAACTATTGTTGTTAATACAGAAATTGAAGCTAACAAAATAAAGGAGAAGTTAGGATTTAAAGGTGGAGTTTACACAGTAGATGCTTATGGTATTTCTACTGAAGAGATTGGTGCACCTTTCCCTAATACGCCTATGCTAGGTGCTTTGATTAAAGCTACAGACTTATTAGGTTTTGATGAATTTGTAGTTGAAGTTGAAAATGAATTTAAGAAGAAGTTTGCTCATAAGCCTGAAGTTGTTGAAGGAAATATAAATTCAATGAAGCGGGCTTATCAGGAGGTGAAACAATAA
- a CDS encoding DUF2508 family protein, translated as MPFELISRIFNFSNFTTGSNDNLEEKIIEAREEWDEARSYFNSVSDPDLIDHAIYLLEAAESKYRYLLRQKRSINDN; from the coding sequence ATGCCCTTTGAACTTATCAGTAGAATCTTTAATTTTTCCAATTTCACTACAGGATCAAATGATAATTTAGAAGAGAAAATTATAGAGGCCAGAGAAGAGTGGGATGAGGCTAGGAGTTATTTTAATTCTGTATCAGATCCTGATTTAATTGACCATGCTATTTATCTATTAGAGGCTGCTGAAAGTAAGTATAGATATTTATTAAGGCAGAAGAGGTCAATCAATGATAATTAA
- the nifJ gene encoding pyruvate:ferredoxin (flavodoxin) oxidoreductase — MAKKMKTMDGNQAAAYTSYAFTEVAGIYPITPSSPMAEYVDLWASQGKKNLFGMPVNVVEMQSEAGAAATVHGSLQAGALTTTYTASQGLLLKVPNMYKIAGELLPGVIHVAARSIAAQALSIFGDHQDVMAARQTGFAMLASGSVQEVMDLGGVAHLAAIEGKVPFLHFFDGFRTSHEIQKVELMDYEVYDRLLDRDAVQEFRNNALNPEHPVTRGSAQNDDVYFQTREVQNKYYDALPDIAAKYMEEISKVTGRDYAPFVYYGAEDATDIVIAMGSVTETIEETVDYLVAQGRKVGLLTVHLYRPFSAKYFFNALPESVERIAVLDRTKEPGSAGEPLYLDVKSVFYGKENAPLIIGGRYGLSSKDTTPAQIIAVFDNLAGEAKDNFTIGIVDDVTNLSLEVGEEVNVLADDVTEALFYGLGSDGTVGANKNTIKIIGDNTDLYAQGYFAYDSKKSGGVTRSNLRFGKDPVRSTYLVSNPNFVSCSTDSYLDKYDMLSGLRKGGTFLLNTVSSADEIVEKMPNSVKKQLAEKDAKFYIIDAVTLAQEIGLGRRTNTIMQSAFFKLNEQIMPYDKAQELMKEYAEKLYGRKGQEIVEMNWKAIDKGAEGLVEVTVDPAWANLEAEEAAQVDETRPDFVKNIADPINAIKGYELPVSAFEGYEDGTMINGAAAYEKRGIANFVPKWVDENCIQCNQCAFVCPHAVIRPFLMDKEEVANAPEGLVTKKPMGRGLDGLQYRLQVSPLDCTGCGVCANVCPGMRGNKALEMVPIKESIEAGEAEYTEYMFNEVTYKDDLLKTTNVKGSQFAKPLFEFSGACAGCGETPYVKLISQLFGDRMTIANATGCSSIYGGSYPATPFTTDADGRGPAWANSLFEDNAEFGYGMRVASETTRDRIQSIMAETMDQVEPELQELFGEWIQNRNSGAITKDLKAKLVEALDNTSCEAAKEILGVKDFIVKQSNWMIGGDGWAYDIGYGGLDHVIASNDDINILVVDTEVYSNTGGQSSKASPTGSIAKFTAAGKSGKKKDLAAIAMTYGHVYVAQVSHGASQAQVLKAMLEAEAHNGPSIVIAYSPCINHGVKGGLTNAQAQAKLATECGYWPIFRFDPTLAEEGKNPFQIDCKDPQWDKYQDFLMSERRYSQLYKINPEKAEELLELNKKEAQRRWTMYQRYAAMDYSLETSETEIAKDEVAATKE; from the coding sequence TTGGCTAAAAAAATGAAAACTATGGATGGAAATCAAGCTGCTGCATATACTTCTTATGCATTTACTGAAGTAGCTGGTATTTATCCTATTACACCATCATCTCCGATGGCTGAGTATGTTGACTTATGGGCTTCTCAAGGGAAGAAAAATTTATTTGGTATGCCTGTAAATGTTGTAGAAATGCAATCAGAAGCTGGAGCCGCTGCAACAGTACACGGTTCTTTACAAGCAGGTGCATTAACTACTACATATACTGCATCTCAAGGGTTACTGTTAAAAGTTCCTAATATGTATAAAATCGCTGGTGAATTATTACCAGGGGTTATTCATGTAGCTGCTAGATCTATTGCTGCACAAGCATTATCAATCTTTGGTGATCACCAAGATGTAATGGCTGCTAGACAGACTGGTTTTGCTATGTTAGCAAGTGGATCAGTACAAGAGGTTATGGATTTAGGTGGGGTAGCTCACTTGGCTGCAATTGAAGGTAAGGTTCCTTTCTTACACTTCTTTGATGGATTCCGTACTTCTCACGAGATTCAAAAGGTTGAGTTAATGGATTATGAAGTATATGATCGTTTATTAGATAGAGATGCTGTTCAAGAATTCCGTAACAATGCATTAAATCCTGAGCATCCTGTAACTCGTGGTAGTGCTCAAAATGATGATGTATACTTCCAAACTAGAGAAGTTCAAAATAAATATTATGATGCACTTCCTGATATTGCTGCAAAATATATGGAAGAGATCTCTAAAGTAACTGGACGCGACTATGCTCCATTTGTATATTATGGTGCTGAAGATGCAACTGATATCGTTATTGCTATGGGATCTGTAACTGAAACTATTGAAGAAACAGTTGACTATTTAGTAGCTCAAGGTCGTAAAGTAGGATTATTAACTGTTCACTTATATCGTCCATTTAGTGCTAAATATTTCTTCAATGCTTTACCAGAGAGTGTTGAAAGAATTGCTGTATTAGATAGAACAAAAGAACCTGGTTCTGCAGGAGAGCCATTGTATTTAGATGTTAAGTCAGTATTTTATGGTAAAGAGAATGCTCCATTAATCATTGGTGGACGTTATGGATTATCTTCAAAAGATACTACTCCTGCACAAATCATTGCTGTATTTGATAACTTAGCAGGAGAAGCTAAAGATAACTTTACAATTGGTATTGTTGATGATGTAACTAACTTATCTTTAGAAGTAGGAGAAGAAGTTAACGTATTGGCTGATGATGTTACTGAAGCATTATTCTATGGTTTAGGTTCTGATGGTACTGTTGGTGCTAACAAGAACACAATTAAGATTATCGGTGACAATACTGATTTATATGCACAAGGATACTTTGCATATGACTCTAAGAAATCAGGTGGGGTAACTCGTTCTAACTTACGTTTTGGAAAAGACCCTGTTAGATCCACTTATTTAGTATCTAACCCTAACTTCGTATCCTGTTCTACTGATTCATACTTAGATAAGTATGATATGTTAAGTGGCTTACGTAAGGGAGGAACCTTCTTATTAAATACAGTTTCTAGCGCTGATGAAATTGTAGAAAAGATGCCTAATAGTGTTAAAAAACAATTAGCTGAAAAAGATGCTAAATTCTATATTATTGATGCTGTAACTTTGGCTCAAGAGATAGGATTAGGACGTCGTACTAATACTATCATGCAATCTGCATTCTTTAAGTTAAATGAGCAAATCATGCCTTATGATAAAGCTCAAGAATTAATGAAAGAGTATGCTGAAAAGTTATATGGACGTAAAGGTCAAGAGATTGTTGAAATGAACTGGAAAGCTATCGATAAAGGTGCTGAAGGTTTAGTAGAAGTAACTGTTGATCCAGCTTGGGCTAATCTAGAGGCAGAAGAAGCTGCTCAAGTAGATGAAACTCGTCCGGACTTCGTTAAGAATATTGCAGACCCAATCAATGCTATTAAAGGATACGAATTACCAGTATCAGCATTTGAAGGTTATGAAGATGGAACTATGATTAATGGTGCTGCAGCTTATGAAAAACGTGGTATCGCTAACTTTGTTCCAAAATGGGTTGATGAAAACTGTATTCAGTGTAACCAATGTGCTTTCGTATGTCCTCATGCAGTAATTAGACCATTCTTAATGGATAAAGAAGAGGTTGCTAATGCTCCTGAAGGTCTTGTAACTAAGAAGCCGATGGGTAGAGGTTTAGATGGATTACAATATCGTCTACAAGTTTCTCCATTAGACTGTACTGGATGTGGAGTTTGTGCTAATGTATGTCCAGGTATGAGAGGTAATAAAGCTCTTGAAATGGTACCAATTAAAGAGTCTATTGAAGCTGGAGAAGCAGAATATACAGAATATATGTTCAATGAAGTAACATATAAGGATGACTTATTAAAGACAACTAATGTTAAAGGTTCTCAATTTGCTAAACCATTATTTGAATTCTCTGGAGCATGTGCTGGCTGTGGAGAGACTCCATATGTTAAGTTAATTTCTCAATTATTTGGAGATAGAATGACAATTGCAAATGCAACTGGATGTTCTTCAATCTATGGTGGTTCTTACCCAGCAACTCCATTTACTACAGATGCTGATGGTAGAGGTCCAGCATGGGCAAACTCATTATTTGAGGACAATGCTGAATTTGGATACGGTATGAGAGTTGCTTCTGAAACTACTCGTGATAGAATCCAAAGTATTATGGCTGAAACTATGGATCAAGTAGAGCCTGAATTACAAGAGTTATTCGGTGAATGGATTCAAAATCGTAATAGTGGTGCTATTACTAAAGACTTAAAGGCTAAACTAGTTGAGGCTTTAGATAATACCTCTTGTGAAGCAGCTAAGGAAATCTTAGGTGTTAAAGACTTCATCGTAAAACAATCTAACTGGATGATTGGTGGAGATGGATGGGCTTATGACATCGGTTATGGTGGATTAGACCATGTAATCGCTAGTAATGATGATATTAATATCTTAGTAGTAGATACAGAGGTTTACTCTAACACAGGTGGACAGTCTTCTAAAGCTTCTCCAACTGGTTCTATTGCTAAGTTTACAGCTGCTGGTAAGTCTGGTAAGAAGAAAGACTTAGCTGCAATTGCTATGACTTATGGTCATGTATATGTAGCTCAAGTATCTCATGGTGCAAGCCAAGCCCAAGTACTAAAGGCTATGCTAGAGGCTGAAGCTCATAATGGACCATCAATCGTAATTGCTTACTCTCCATGTATCAACCATGGTGTTAAGGGTGGATTGACTAATGCTCAAGCTCAAGCTAAATTAGCTACTGAGTGTGGATATTGGCCAATATTCAGATTTGATCCTACTTTAGCTGAAGAAGGTAAGAATCCATTCCAAATCGATTGTAAGGATCCTCAATGGGATAAATATCAAGACTTCTTAATGAGTGAAAGACGTTATTCACAATTATATAAGATTAATCCAGAAAAAGCTGAAGAGTTATTAGAGTTAAACAAGAAAGAAGCTCAACGTCGTTGGACAATGTATCAACGATATGCGGCAATGGATTATTCTTTAGAAACTTCTGAAACAGAAATTGCTAAGGATGAAGTTGCAGCTACAAAAGAATAA
- the recR gene encoding recombination mediator RecR — protein MRYYAQPLSQLIGQLSKLPGVGPKTAQRLAFHILGMDQKDAQDLAKSISEIKNKLSYCSICNNLTQNDPCQICSEHRRDKSLICVVEEVKDVIAMEKTGEYKGVYHVLHGAISPIDGVGPEDIKIKSLLPRLDENISEVILATDPNVEGEATAMYISKLLKPLGIKVTRIAHGLPVGGDLEYADEVTLSKALEGRREI, from the coding sequence ATGAGATACTATGCACAGCCCTTATCGCAATTAATTGGTCAACTCTCTAAATTACCAGGAGTGGGACCAAAGACTGCACAGAGATTAGCTTTTCATATTTTGGGGATGGACCAAAAAGATGCTCAAGATTTAGCTAAGTCTATTTCTGAAATAAAAAATAAATTATCGTATTGTTCCATTTGTAATAATTTAACCCAAAATGATCCTTGTCAAATATGTAGTGAACACAGAAGGGATAAGAGTTTAATTTGTGTAGTAGAAGAGGTAAAAGATGTTATTGCTATGGAAAAGACAGGAGAATACAAGGGTGTTTATCATGTTTTACATGGGGCTATCTCACCTATTGATGGAGTTGGTCCAGAAGATATCAAGATAAAAAGTCTGCTTCCAAGATTGGATGAGAATATTTCTGAGGTTATCTTAGCTACTGACCCTAATGTCGAAGGAGAAGCTACTGCGATGTACATATCTAAGCTCTTAAAACCTTTAGGGATTAAAGTGACTAGAATAGCTCATGGCTTACCAGTTGGTGGGGATTTAGAATATGCTGATGAAGTAACCTTATCAAAAGCCTTAGAAGGTAGAAGAGAGATTTAA
- a CDS encoding YbaB/EbfC family nucleoid-associated protein, which yields MDMGKMMKQVQKMQGQMAKMQDELAKKTVEASAGGGMVTVTANGQQEIVGIKIDPDAVDPDDVEMLEDLILAAVNESMRKVQDMTQKEMGKLTGGMNIPGLF from the coding sequence GGATATGGGTAAAATGATGAAACAAGTTCAAAAAATGCAAGGGCAAATGGCAAAGATGCAAGATGAGCTAGCTAAGAAGACTGTTGAAGCATCAGCTGGTGGTGGAATGGTGACTGTAACAGCTAATGGACAACAAGAGATTGTTGGAATAAAGATTGACCCTGATGCAGTAGACCCTGATGATGTTGAAATGTTAGAGGATTTAATTTTAGCAGCAGTTAATGAATCTATGCGTAAAGTTCAAGACATGACTCAAAAAGAGATGGGCAAATTAACAGGTGGTATGAATATTCCAGGACTATTCTAA